From the Musa acuminata AAA Group cultivar baxijiao chromosome BXJ1-2, Cavendish_Baxijiao_AAA, whole genome shotgun sequence genome, one window contains:
- the LOC135600144 gene encoding mediator of RNA polymerase II transcription subunit 17-like, with translation MEENAKRNRVDLDRLPIKRLDAIDEAGNEQFPPDVSHEEKRLGMIRRIDFSNVVAENTDTRKKQKKSPKEAAPAPQQAWPWQSLVENLQLAHQELSIIIDLINTVEANDAVAVAGMQRPKQLPNEILSDLAVSAATKLQRLRNLGRYFKQSSKAMEQKVSKEARFYGSLIRLQQHWKVKRQRLLAAGPGSEGFTFDMLDNPADTTMISRPSPIGVVRVLHETAGLLAIQRPQRSCRFISIRYLGTNFSSKHKGLPTGNIYGSDESPQADKKEALTDEDVNSWVKDTHSALREIHQSIFLEQVFDRVNRESYSPSPGINVTGMREDFLQLAIDQDTSICLCLVSSKNEDDIQMIDSRRHPQNGENGLTRPDSSASANTNEDNNPLKMNKFGVPNPVSLEIYLLHVFHKNFQVKVKERHFATRAPVPGQAPADSCGLSHFCKTVAHRIFSNKVLAEIECLVSRIPYLQLLSHPTWHSRSSSWSLSLKFPDSIFHAGCLSKHPNIYDVKHLTRSQFHTKIVVKDDQVTVSGEGAPGILSSFRGISADVFSVSCYGCDLDDLPLVLLQQIAGQIIHWLHEEALVVGMKVSRDFLCLYFDVDQGDMLGLVAHVDPNDVDGCISWWLIMEDGLTEDGKFSREKGEYENRRFLGHLSLEALYSLLMDLVNLCSSTTGSH, from the exons ATGGAGGAAAACGCAAAGAGGAACAGGGTCGATCTTGACAGACTCCCGATCAAGCGATTGGACGCCATTGATGAAGCCGGGAACGAGCAATTCCCTCC AGATGTCAGCCATGAAGAGAAGCGTCTTGGTATGATTCGGCGGATCGATTTCTCTAACGTGGTGGCGGAGAATACGGACACGAGGAAGAAACAGAAGAAAAGCCCCAAGGAAGCGGCTCCCGCACCTCAACAGGCCTGGCCTTGGCAGAGTTTGGTGGAAAATTTGCAGCTTGCCCATCAGGAGTTATCTATCATCATCGATCTGATCAACACG GTTGAAGCAAATGATGCAGTAGCAGTGGCTGGAATGCAAAGACCAAAGCAGTTGCCCAATGAAATCCTCTCGGATCTTGCAGTATCTGCAGCGACCAAGCTTCAACGTCTTCGG AATCTTGGTAGATACTTCAAGCAATCTTCAAAAGCAAtggaacaaaaagtttcaaaagagGCTAGATTCTATGGCTCACTGATCAG ATTGCAGCAACACTGGAAAGTAAAACGACAACGTCTGTTAGCAGCAGGCCCAGGAAGTGAGGGGTTCACATTTGATATGCTAGATAATCCAGCAGACACGACCATGATATCTCGTCCATCACCCATTGGTGTGGTTCGTGTTCTTCATGAGACTGCAGGCCTTTTGGCCATACAAAGACCTCAAAGATCATGCCGCTTCATATCCATTAGATATCTTGGGACCAATTTTAGTTCCAAACACAAAGGACTCCCTACTGGGAATATATATGGCTCAGATGAGAGTCCTCAAGCAGACAAGAAGGAAGCTTTAACTGATGAAGATGTCAATTCCTGGGTCAAAGATACACATTCAGCTCTTCGTGAGATTCATCAATCAATATTTTTAGAGCAG GTTTTTGATCGGGTGAATCGTGAAAGTTACAGCCCATCTCCAGGAATTAATGTCACTGGGATGCGAGAAGACTTTTTACAGTTAGCAATTGATCAAGATACTTCAATATGTTTATGCCTTGTGTCCTCTAAGAACGAAGATGATATTCAGATGATTGACTCCAGGAGACATCCTCAAAATGGGGAAAATGGGCTCACACGTCCTGACTCATCAGCATCGGCAAATACTAATGAGGACAATAATCCTCTCAAGATgaataaatttggagttcctaatCCTGTCAGTTTAGAGATATATTTGCTCCATGTTTTCCATAAAAATTTCCAGGTGAAAGTAAAGGAGAGACATTTTGCCACAAGAGCACCAGTTCCTGGTCAGGCTCCTGCTGATTCTTGTGGTCTCAGTCATTTCTGTAAGACAGTAGCCCATAGAATTTTTTCCAACAAAGTGCTGGCAGAAATTGAATGTCTC GTCAGCCGAATTCCATATCTTCAGTTGTTATCTCACCCTACTTGGCATTCCAGATCATCGTCATGGTCCCTTTCCTTGAAATTTCCCGACTCAATTTTTCATGCTGGTTGCCTCTCCAAGCATCCAAACATCTATGATGTGAAGCATTTAACCAGGTCACAGTTCCATACCAAGATAGTGGTCAAGGATGACCAAGTTACTGTGAGTGGAGAAGGTGCACCTGGTATCCTTAGTTCATTTAGAGGAATTTCTGCTGATGTTTTCTCAGTCAGTTGTTATGGTTGTGACTTGGATGACCTCCCACTGGTTCTTCTTCAGCAG ATCGCAGGCCAGATCATCCATTGGCTTCACGAGGAAGCTTTGGTAGTTGGGATGAAGGTAAGTAGAGACTTCCTATGCCTGTATTTTGATGTGGACCAAGGTGACATGCTTGGCCTCGTGGCACATGTGGACCCTAATGATGTTGATGGCTGCATATCGTGGTGGTTGATAATGGAGGATGGATTGACGGAGGATGGGAAGTTTTCTAGAGAAAAGGGGGAGTACGAAAACCGAAGATTTCTCGGTCATTTGTCTCTTGAAgcattgtattctctgttgatgGATCTAGTGAACCTGTGTAGTAGTACTACCGGAAGCCATTAA